Below is a genomic region from Caballeronia sp. SBC1.
GACTGATTTGACACGCGAGTGGCGAGGCCCGACCCGGGCCGCGCGCGCCGGAGCACGCCAGACCGGGGTTCGCCACTCGCCGGAGGGGGACACAACGTTTTCCTATAATGGGAAGACGTACATAAGAAGGCGCGCATGAAACTGCTCATCGTGGAAGACGAACACAAGGTGGTTGACTACCTGCGCTCCGGCTTGACCGAGCAGGGCTGGATAGTCGACGTTGCCCTTGACGGCGAGGAAGGCACGCATCTCGCGATCGAATTCGACTACGACGTGATCGTGCTCGACGTGATGCTGCCCAAACGCGACGGCTTCAGCGTGCTGAAGTCGCTACGCGCGCATAAGGCCACGCCCGTCATCATGCTGACCGCGCGCGACCAGATCAACGACCGGGTGCGGGGCCTGCGCGAAGGCGCCGACGACTACCTGACCAAGCCGTTCTCCTTCCTGGAACTGGTCGAGCGGCTGCATGCATTGGCGCGCCGCACTCGCGTGCAGGAGTCGACGCTGATCTCCCTGGGCGACCTGTACGTCGACCTGATCGGCCGGCGGGCCACGCGTGACGGCGTGCGGCTGGACCTGACGGCCAAGGAATTCCAGTTGCTGAGCGTGCTGGCTCGCCGCCAGGGCGATATCCTGTCGAAGACGGCGATCACCGAACTGGTCTGGGACGTCAATTTCGACAGCCATACCAATGTGGTGGAAACCGCGATCAAGCGCTTGCGGGCCAAGCTGGACGGCCCATTCCCGACCAAATTACTGCACACGGTGCGCGGCATGGGCTATGTGCTGGAGGTCCGCGAAGAAGCGGGAACATCATGAATCGATCCATCGCCCGACGTCTGGCTTTCATGTTCGCGGCCGTCGCGCTGTTTGTCTTCACGCTGGTCGGAACCGGGCTTTTCCTGGTGTTGCGCACGCAACTCGAACTGCATTTGCGCGAGTCACTCGACGACCGCACGCAGATCGCGCGGATCATCGTCTATCACGCGATCACGCCTGAAAAATGGAAAATGGCGCGCGAGAAGCTCACCGACATGACCCCGCGCGACGGGGTCACGCTGTATTCGGTGTGGAGCGCCGATTCGTCCTACCAC
It encodes:
- a CDS encoding heavy metal response regulator transcription factor — its product is MKLLIVEDEHKVVDYLRSGLTEQGWIVDVALDGEEGTHLAIEFDYDVIVLDVMLPKRDGFSVLKSLRAHKATPVIMLTARDQINDRVRGLREGADDYLTKPFSFLELVERLHALARRTRVQESTLISLGDLYVDLIGRRATRDGVRLDLTAKEFQLLSVLARRQGDILSKTAITELVWDVNFDSHTNVVETAIKRLRAKLDGPFPTKLLHTVRGMGYVLEVREEAGTS